From a region of the Trichocoleus desertorum ATA4-8-CV12 genome:
- a CDS encoding MBL fold metallo-hydrolase, which yields MYLTWLDSNSWLIEIGGKRILLDPWLVGPLVFGNINWLFKGTRPQERPIPDRIDLILLSQGLEDHTHPPTLKQLDRSIPVVASPNAAKVVRELGYHQVTTLAHGESFNLDNQVSIQALPGSPIGPFLTENAYFLKELASELTLYYEPHGYHAPILKEMESVDVVITPVIDMKVPVLGPIIQGKNSALELAEAVKPQVMLPTAAGGDVTFEGVLMAVIQSMGSAAALRTQLSAKNLPTQLLEPKPGDRIELKLQPRAIAKS from the coding sequence ATGTATCTGACCTGGCTAGATAGCAACTCTTGGCTGATAGAGATCGGTGGCAAACGTATTCTGCTCGATCCTTGGTTGGTAGGGCCGTTGGTGTTTGGCAATATTAACTGGCTGTTTAAAGGCACCCGTCCTCAAGAGCGTCCCATTCCTGATCGCATCGACCTGATTTTGCTATCCCAAGGTTTAGAAGACCACACCCATCCGCCTACCCTTAAACAACTCGATCGCAGCATTCCGGTCGTCGCTTCTCCCAACGCTGCCAAAGTTGTGCGCGAGTTGGGTTACCACCAAGTAACGACGCTGGCGCATGGGGAAAGCTTTAATCTAGACAATCAGGTTAGTATTCAAGCGCTGCCCGGATCACCGATTGGCCCTTTTCTGACTGAGAATGCCTATTTCCTCAAAGAACTTGCTTCTGAACTCACCCTTTATTACGAGCCTCATGGTTACCATGCCCCCATCCTGAAGGAAATGGAATCTGTGGATGTGGTGATCACCCCAGTCATTGACATGAAAGTGCCTGTGTTGGGGCCAATTATTCAAGGGAAAAACAGTGCTTTAGAGTTAGCAGAAGCGGTGAAACCTCAAGTGATGCTACCCACTGCAGCCGGGGGCGATGTCACCTTTGAAGGAGTGCTGATGGCAGTCATCCAAAGCATGGGTAGCGCGGCTGCATTACGGACTCAACTGAGTGCCAAGAACCTGCCAACCCAACTATTAGAACCAAAACCCGGCGATCGCATAGAGCTAAAACTCCAACCAAGGGCGATCGCCAAATCATGA
- a CDS encoding pentapeptide repeat-containing protein, producing the protein MANPEHLALLKMGAVRWLEWRTHNGAVDPDLSEADLSGINLRGADLRGANLKRVDLSYTKLIAANLSHAILNNANLQAADLVEVYLCNAELVDASLMQADLRDANLSGANLIGTDLRGTNFNRADLSQANLIGTDLREANLRGADLSEARLSRANLSEANLMGANLSQADLSNATLYNAELMTAHLYQANLAKANLIQAHLGRVYASRANLSEADLSKANCTWANLSKANLQGANLSYTNLRGTNLSGANLQGANLLGAELGWVNLYKANLQGATLPDGSTHR; encoded by the coding sequence ATGGCAAATCCAGAACATTTGGCCCTATTGAAAATGGGTGCTGTGCGATGGCTGGAGTGGAGAACCCACAACGGTGCTGTAGACCCGGATTTGAGCGAAGCAGATCTGAGCGGCATCAACCTCCGAGGCGCAGATTTGCGAGGAGCTAATCTGAAGCGGGTAGACCTCAGCTACACAAAATTGATTGCCGCTAACCTCAGCCATGCGATTCTCAACAATGCCAACCTGCAAGCTGCTGACTTGGTGGAAGTGTATCTGTGTAATGCCGAGTTGGTTGATGCCAGCCTGATGCAGGCAGACTTGCGTGATGCCAACCTCAGCGGGGCTAACCTGATTGGCACGGATTTGCGGGGCACCAATTTTAATCGAGCTGACCTGAGCCAAGCCAACCTCATTGGTACTGATCTACGAGAAGCCAACCTCCGAGGTGCAGACCTGAGTGAAGCGCGTTTGAGCCGAGCCAACTTGAGCGAAGCCAACCTGATGGGAGCTAATCTAAGCCAAGCAGATCTCAGCAACGCCACTCTCTACAACGCTGAACTTATGACTGCTCACCTTTACCAAGCCAACCTTGCCAAGGCCAACTTAATCCAGGCGCATCTGGGTCGGGTGTACGCTTCTAGAGCCAATCTGAGCGAAGCGGATTTATCTAAAGCTAATTGCACTTGGGCCAATCTCAGCAAGGCCAATCTCCAGGGAGCCAATCTCAGTTATACGAACCTGCGAGGCACCAACTTGAGTGGAGCCAATCTGCAAGGAGCTAATTTGCTAGGAGCTGAACTGGGCTGGGTTAACCTATACAAAGCCAATCTGCAAGGAGCCACTCTCCCTGATGGTTCTACCCACCGTTAG
- a CDS encoding PAS domain S-box protein — MVSQEELKLTVQSQQSQASDPSEAWFRKLADNLPGMIYQFRLAPDGSFSFPFVSLGCRELFDLAPHEIREDGSRLIALIYSEDLPGFSQSVADSAQTLKPWHWEGRFCLPSGQLKWIEAASRPELQSNGDIVWDGMLMDVTRRRQAEEAQKQARAELQAQQALSQLILESMSDGVIVADEAGKFLVFNPAAAKIFGNGAVEIGQEGWSEHYGLFLPDTVTPFPMEALPLVRTLQGEQPQNVEMFTRHAQAPAGLWLLISGKPLKDAAGNLKGGMIVCRDVSEAKRDEVVRKAAEAQLQDYAERQAMLNRLVTQIRQSLDLDIVIETTLQAVCNLLEADHCTFCWFSPEAETPIWEVVQEAKRESDPSFLGLYPVDVVGSVSQLLLQQAVIQIDDVEQFGDPIYRSLLQSLGVKSEVLLPIRTSSARMGCLTCNHLTQAHSWTASEIELLQAVTDQLAIALNQAELYQQSQAKAQELAQILQELQRTQSQMLQSEKMSSLGQLVAGVAHEINNPVNFIYGNLTHAEGYTQDLLGLLHLYQKYYPTPYPEIRDEAVTIDLAFLQADLPKLLTSMRVGADRIQKIVTSLRTFSRMDEAEMKEVDIHEGIDSTLMILQNRLKARSDRPEIRVIKQYSGLMRIECYAGQLNQVFMNILANAIDVLEESSAKHNPSKALTITIRTEWVGSKWVKIAIADNGPGIPEQVQKRLFDPFFTTKPMGKGIGMGMSISHQIITEKHSGTLICCSSPGEGTEFVIQIPRTQSALK; from the coding sequence ATGGTATCCCAGGAAGAACTGAAGCTAACAGTTCAATCCCAGCAATCACAAGCCAGTGACCCTAGTGAAGCCTGGTTTCGTAAGCTGGCGGACAATTTGCCGGGAATGATTTATCAGTTCCGATTGGCTCCTGATGGGTCGTTTAGCTTTCCGTTTGTGAGCTTGGGTTGTCGTGAACTCTTTGATTTGGCACCCCATGAAATCCGAGAAGATGGCTCGCGGCTGATCGCGCTGATTTATTCAGAAGATCTTCCTGGCTTTAGCCAATCAGTCGCTGATTCAGCCCAAACTCTAAAACCCTGGCACTGGGAAGGGCGCTTTTGCTTGCCGTCAGGTCAACTCAAGTGGATTGAGGCTGCCTCTCGTCCAGAACTTCAATCCAACGGTGATATTGTTTGGGACGGCATGTTAATGGATGTGACTCGCCGCAGGCAGGCAGAAGAGGCACAAAAACAGGCCAGAGCTGAACTCCAAGCACAACAAGCGTTATCCCAGCTGATCCTGGAATCGATGAGCGACGGCGTGATTGTGGCGGATGAGGCAGGTAAATTTTTGGTCTTCAATCCAGCCGCAGCCAAAATCTTTGGCAATGGAGCGGTAGAGATTGGCCAAGAAGGTTGGTCGGAGCACTATGGGCTGTTTCTTCCAGATACAGTGACACCGTTTCCGATGGAAGCCCTACCCCTCGTCCGAACGCTCCAAGGTGAGCAACCGCAGAATGTCGAAATGTTTACTCGCCATGCTCAGGCTCCAGCAGGGCTTTGGTTGCTGATTAGCGGCAAACCGCTAAAAGACGCCGCAGGTAACTTAAAGGGGGGAATGATTGTCTGTCGGGATGTCAGCGAAGCGAAGCGCGACGAAGTCGTTCGCAAGGCAGCAGAGGCCCAACTCCAAGACTATGCAGAACGGCAAGCGATGCTGAATCGATTAGTCACTCAGATCCGCCAGTCTCTGGATCTAGACATCGTGATTGAAACCACGCTTCAGGCCGTTTGTAACTTATTAGAAGCTGATCACTGCACCTTTTGTTGGTTTAGTCCTGAGGCAGAAACGCCCATTTGGGAAGTTGTCCAGGAAGCCAAGCGGGAGAGCGATCCCAGCTTTTTGGGGCTTTACCCGGTCGATGTCGTCGGTTCGGTCAGCCAGTTGCTGCTGCAACAAGCAGTGATCCAAATTGATGATGTTGAGCAATTTGGCGATCCTATCTACCGTTCGCTGTTGCAAAGCTTAGGGGTCAAATCTGAAGTTCTGCTGCCGATTCGAACCAGTTCAGCGCGCATGGGTTGCCTGACCTGTAATCACCTTACTCAAGCGCATAGCTGGACAGCCAGTGAGATAGAACTGCTTCAAGCTGTCACAGATCAACTGGCGATCGCCCTTAACCAAGCAGAACTCTATCAGCAAAGCCAAGCCAAAGCTCAAGAACTGGCCCAGATTTTACAAGAACTCCAGCGCACCCAGTCCCAAATGCTCCAGAGCGAAAAGATGTCTAGCCTGGGCCAACTTGTGGCGGGGGTCGCCCATGAAATCAATAATCCGGTGAACTTCATCTATGGCAACCTCACTCATGCTGAGGGCTACACCCAAGATCTGTTAGGGCTATTACATCTGTATCAGAAGTATTACCCCACACCCTACCCAGAAATTCGAGACGAGGCTGTGACGATTGATCTAGCGTTTCTACAAGCAGACTTGCCCAAGCTCCTCACGTCTATGCGGGTAGGGGCTGATCGAATTCAAAAAATTGTCACCTCACTTCGCACCTTTTCGCGTATGGATGAGGCCGAGATGAAAGAGGTGGATATTCATGAAGGTATTGACAGCACCTTGATGATTTTGCAAAACCGTCTCAAGGCCAGATCCGATCGCCCCGAAATTCGCGTGATTAAGCAGTACAGCGGCTTGATGCGGATAGAATGCTACGCCGGACAATTGAATCAAGTATTTATGAATATCTTGGCGAATGCGATCGATGTTTTAGAAGAAAGTTCTGCCAAGCACAACCCCTCTAAAGCGCTTACCATTACCATTCGTACAGAATGGGTGGGTTCTAAATGGGTGAAAATTGCGATCGCAGATAATGGGCCAGGTATTCCAGAACAGGTGCAAAAACGGCTCTTTGATCCCTTTTTTACGACCAAACCGATGGGCAAGGGCATTGGCATGGGGATGTCGATCAGCCATCAAATTATTACGGAGAAGCACAGTGGTACCTTAATATGCTGCTCATCTCCGGGTGAGGGAACCGAGTTTGTGATCCAAATTCCTCGTACTCAGTCAGCCTTGAAGTGA
- a CDS encoding cupin domain-containing protein — MSDTTVIKVQSAQSPHGELGQKYLAGGVTLAMRMWENEQPGESKPETRREYETVGYVIQGRAELHIEGQMVLLETGDSWVVPKGASHTYKVLEPFTAVEATSPPAFAHGRDEQ; from the coding sequence ATGAGTGATACCACAGTCATTAAAGTTCAATCCGCCCAATCTCCTCATGGTGAGTTGGGGCAGAAGTACCTGGCTGGAGGGGTGACCCTTGCCATGCGGATGTGGGAAAACGAGCAACCGGGTGAATCTAAGCCTGAAACTCGTCGTGAATACGAAACCGTAGGCTATGTAATCCAAGGTCGCGCTGAATTACACATAGAAGGTCAAATGGTGCTTCTGGAAACCGGAGATTCTTGGGTCGTGCCGAAGGGAGCCTCTCACACCTACAAGGTTTTGGAGCCATTTACAGCAGTCGAGGCCACCTCTCCTCCCGCTTTTGCCCACGGACGTGACGAGCAATAA
- a CDS encoding glutathione-dependent formaldehyde dehydrogenase, which yields MKALCWHGANDVRIGNVPDPTILNPRDAIIKITSTAICGSDLHILDGYIPTMKEGDILGHEFMGEVVELGSAVNNVKIGDRVVVPFTISCGNCFFCQRDLWSLCDNSNPNGWIAEAAMGHSPSGLFGYSHMFGGYAGGQAEYARVPFADVGLFKVPDGLSDDQVLFLTDIFPTGYMAAENCNIEPGDTVAVWGCGPVGQFAIKSAFMLGAERVIAIDRIPERLQMAKEQCGAEIINYEEIDAGEAVKEMTGGRGPDSCIDAVGMEAHGTGPMAMYDQVKQAVRLETDRPTALRQVILSCRKGGHVSLAGVYGGFLDKVPFGAAFNKGLTFKMGQTHMHRYIKPLMDAVQQGKIDPSFVITHKLPLDQAPHGYEIFRDKKENCIKVVLKP from the coding sequence ATGAAAGCACTTTGCTGGCATGGAGCCAACGACGTTCGGATCGGCAACGTCCCCGATCCCACCATTCTCAATCCCCGTGATGCCATCATCAAAATCACCTCCACCGCCATTTGTGGCTCAGACCTCCATATCCTCGACGGCTACATTCCCACTATGAAAGAGGGAGACATCCTCGGTCATGAGTTTATGGGAGAAGTCGTAGAACTCGGTAGTGCCGTCAATAACGTCAAAATTGGCGATCGCGTCGTTGTCCCCTTCACCATCTCCTGCGGCAACTGCTTCTTCTGCCAGCGAGATTTGTGGTCCTTATGCGACAACTCCAACCCCAACGGCTGGATTGCTGAAGCGGCAATGGGGCACTCTCCCTCTGGGCTGTTTGGCTACTCCCACATGTTTGGTGGTTATGCAGGTGGTCAAGCAGAATATGCTCGTGTTCCCTTTGCTGATGTGGGTCTGTTCAAGGTGCCTGATGGACTCAGTGATGATCAAGTCTTGTTCCTGACGGATATTTTTCCTACAGGCTACATGGCCGCAGAAAACTGCAATATCGAGCCAGGAGATACTGTAGCAGTTTGGGGTTGTGGCCCTGTGGGTCAGTTTGCCATCAAGAGTGCTTTCATGCTAGGAGCTGAGCGGGTAATCGCGATCGATCGCATACCCGAACGCTTACAGATGGCGAAAGAGCAATGTGGAGCTGAAATCATCAACTACGAAGAAATTGATGCCGGAGAAGCCGTCAAAGAGATGACGGGCGGGCGCGGCCCTGATAGCTGCATTGATGCGGTAGGGATGGAAGCACATGGCACAGGCCCAATGGCCATGTATGACCAAGTCAAGCAAGCGGTACGGCTAGAAACCGATCGCCCCACTGCCCTACGTCAAGTCATTCTCTCTTGTCGAAAAGGGGGGCATGTTTCCCTCGCAGGCGTGTATGGTGGCTTCCTAGATAAAGTGCCTTTTGGGGCTGCTTTCAACAAAGGCTTGACCTTTAAAATGGGGCAAACCCATATGCACCGTTACATTAAACCCTTGATGGACGCTGTACAGCAAGGCAAGATTGACCCCTCCTTTGTCATTACCCATAAACTACCTCTAGACCAAGCCCCCCACGGCTACGAGATCTTTAGAGATAAAAAAGAGAACTGCATCAAAGTTGTCCTCAAGCCGTAG